A genome region from Dolichospermum compactum NIES-806 includes the following:
- a CDS encoding tetratricopeptide repeat-containing S1 family peptidase: MLTINMYYKYTIPTLFILTSITLNQPTTAKDLSCSSKIDKISQKITVLIDINNKDNGSGILIKQEGNTYTVLTAFHNVKNTSLKYTIITPDGQRYPIQGENIKPLGTGIDLAVVKFVSSKTYQVAKFGNSDLIKRGDNVYVAGFRLSTPNITAPLYDCFDGQVSAHATQVTIDGGYNLVYTNPTLKGMSGGPVLNSEGELIGIHGRGDEYDNRERDRFAGIPINTYVRIAAGVTDKPSIRGLTANDYFELGFKKYEQKDYREAIVAYTEAIIFNPNYSYAYNNRGVVRYESGDKQRAIDDYNLAIKFNPNYADAYNNRGVVRNELGDKQRAIDDYNLAIKFNPNYADAYNNRGVVRYESGDKQRAIDDYNLAIKFNPNYADAYNNRGVVRNELGDKQGAIDDYNLAIKFNPNYAQAYNNRGVVRNELGDKQGAIDDYNLAIKFNPEYADAYTNRGIIYHQQENYTAAISDYNQAVAKNANSLVAINNIGLIKYEQGDKKTAIKQWQQAMKINNQLAEPILALAVALYTKGEKEQAYQLATTALKLDKNFADVNVLKKNVWGDKIIADTQKLLSTLPRKLQQ; the protein is encoded by the coding sequence ATGCTGACAATTAATATGTACTATAAATACACAATTCCCACATTATTTATCCTCACATCTATCACCCTAAACCAACCAACGACGGCCAAAGATTTATCATGCAGTTCTAAAATAGATAAAATATCCCAAAAAATCACGGTTTTAATTGATATTAATAATAAAGATAATGGTTCGGGAATTTTAATTAAACAAGAAGGTAATACTTATACTGTTCTCACAGCTTTTCACAATGTTAAAAATACTAGTTTAAAATACACTATTATCACCCCCGATGGACAACGTTATCCCATTCAGGGGGAAAATATTAAACCACTGGGAACAGGGATAGATTTAGCTGTGGTGAAATTTGTTAGTAGTAAAACCTATCAAGTAGCTAAATTTGGCAATTCTGACTTAATAAAACGTGGGGATAATGTTTATGTAGCTGGGTTTCGTCTTTCCACCCCCAATATTACTGCACCGCTTTATGATTGCTTTGATGGACAAGTTTCCGCTCATGCCACTCAAGTAACCATAGATGGTGGTTACAATTTAGTTTATACCAATCCCACCCTCAAGGGCATGAGTGGCGGACCAGTGTTAAATTCAGAAGGTGAGTTGATAGGTATTCATGGCAGAGGTGATGAATATGACAATAGGGAAAGAGATAGATTTGCTGGTATTCCTATTAATACTTATGTGCGGATTGCAGCAGGTGTTACTGATAAGCCCAGCATTAGGGGTTTAACAGCTAATGATTATTTTGAGTTAGGATTTAAGAAGTATGAACAAAAAGATTATCGAGAGGCAATAGTAGCTTATACAGAAGCTATTATTTTTAATCCCAACTATTCCTATGCCTACAACAACCGGGGAGTTGTCCGTTATGAATCAGGAGATAAGCAACGAGCAATAGATGATTACAACCTAGCTATCAAGTTTAATCCCAACTATGCCGATGCCTACAACAACCGGGGAGTTGTCCGTAATGAATTAGGAGATAAGCAACGAGCAATAGATGATTACAACCTAGCTATCAAGTTTAATCCCAACTATGCCGATGCCTACAACAACCGGGGAGTTGTCCGTTATGAATCAGGAGATAAGCAACGAGCAATAGATGATTACAACCTAGCTATCAAGTTTAATCCCAACTATGCCGATGCCTACAACAACCGGGGAGTTGTCCGTAATGAATTAGGAGATAAGCAAGGAGCAATAGATGATTACAACCTAGCTATCAAGTTTAATCCTAACTATGCCCAAGCCTACAACAACCGGGGAGTTGTCCGTAATGAATTAGGAGATAAGCAAGGAGCAATAGATGATTACAACCTAGCTATCAAGTTTAATCCTGAATATGCTGATGCTTACACCAATCGAGGAATTATTTATCATCAGCAAGAAAACTACACAGCCGCAATATCTGATTATAATCAAGCAGTTGCCAAAAATGCTAACAGTTTAGTCGCTATCAATAATATAGGCTTGATCAAATATGAACAAGGGGACAAAAAAACAGCGATTAAACAATGGCAACAAGCTATGAAAATTAACAATCAACTTGCTGAACCTATATTAGCGTTGGCTGTTGCTTTGTATACTAAGGGAGAAAAAGAACAAGCTTATCAATTAGCAACGACTGCATTAAAATTAGATAAAAACTTTGCTGATGTCAACGTTCTCAAAAAGAATGTTTGGGGTGATAAAATAATTGCTGATACTCAGAAATTGCTATCTACTTTACCTAGAAAATTACAACAATAA
- a CDS encoding S1 family peptidase: MSNFTIIKFITCVSGLCLLLPNLSLDANIYTKNTPVDQPLTRLSPAQVKQQATDITVKILSTEFLGSGILLKKNGNIYTILTNAHVLEAGQRPYNIETPDRKIHKAKVSKKMKFGKYDLAMLEFSSNTIYGVANIGTQSKIGDKVFIAGFPADESENTVQQFTFTTARIVLVLEKALERGYQIGYTNKLEKGMSGGPLLNENGQLIGVNGMHAYPLWDVPSVFIDGTPADEKLHQQIVRLNWAIAIDKLKPSP; encoded by the coding sequence TTGTCAAATTTTACAATTATCAAATTCATCACCTGTGTTAGTGGTTTGTGTTTACTATTACCTAATTTAAGCCTAGATGCTAATATTTATACTAAGAATACTCCCGTAGACCAACCACTAACCCGACTTTCTCCAGCACAAGTAAAACAACAAGCAACAGATATTACCGTTAAAATCCTGTCAACGGAGTTTCTTGGTTCAGGAATATTACTGAAGAAAAATGGCAATATTTACACAATATTAACAAACGCTCATGTTTTAGAAGCAGGTCAAAGACCTTACAACATAGAAACGCCAGACAGGAAAATACATAAAGCCAAAGTATCTAAAAAAATGAAGTTTGGTAAATATGATTTAGCCATGTTGGAATTTTCTAGTAATACAATTTATGGAGTAGCAAATATTGGGACTCAATCAAAAATAGGAGATAAAGTATTTATTGCGGGTTTTCCCGCTGATGAATCAGAAAACACAGTTCAACAGTTCACATTCACAACAGCTAGAATAGTTCTAGTTCTAGAAAAAGCCTTAGAAAGAGGATATCAAATAGGATATACAAACAAACTAGAAAAAGGCATGAGTGGAGGACCATTATTAAATGAAAATGGTCAATTAATCGGTGTTAATGGAATGCACGCTTATCCATTATGGGATGTTCCCTCAGTATTCATAGATGGTACACCAGCAGATGAAAAACTACATCAACAAATAGTCCGTTTAAATTGGGCTATAGCCATAGATAAACTCAAACCTTCTCCATAG
- a CDS encoding COP23 domain-containing protein, with amino-acid sequence MTQIFATASLTALASFTAMSQPSYAGGTKFYCAAEDGQYFTFTRTEDGQRHKIMGWTSTYFPSQYSPKKRCQEVSTRFQRNYDNGTLKKIASGIVNRETVICSGSDSNTVCNSGNLLFTLRRGTNGRDVANRLFNRQALAGAEIMNQNSNTDDIIFDFDTYLNNLPAEQK; translated from the coding sequence TTGACTCAAATATTTGCTACAGCGTCATTAACAGCCTTAGCAAGCTTTACAGCCATGAGTCAACCTAGTTACGCTGGAGGCACTAAATTCTATTGTGCCGCAGAAGATGGGCAATATTTCACCTTTACCCGTACAGAAGACGGTCAAAGACACAAGATTATGGGTTGGACATCAACCTACTTTCCCTCGCAATACAGCCCTAAAAAGCGATGTCAGGAAGTATCAACAAGATTTCAAAGAAATTACGATAATGGTACACTGAAAAAAATCGCCTCTGGAATAGTCAACAGGGAAACCGTAATTTGTTCTGGAAGTGACTCTAATACGGTCTGTAACTCCGGTAATTTACTATTTACCCTCAGACGGGGTACAAATGGCAGAGATGTGGCTAATAGGTTGTTTAATCGTCAAGCTCTAGCTGGCGCTGAAATTATGAATCAAAATTCTAACACTGATGATATCATCTTTGATTTTGATACTTACTTAAATAATTTACCAGCGGAGCAAAAATAA
- the ruvB gene encoding Holliday junction branch migration DNA helicase RuvB — protein MAIISSKKQPPEPNGEPKKQRESAKVPPAENLLQSEAAINEQGKPEESIRPQRFADYIGQKDLKDVLDIAIKAAKSRNEVMDHLLLYGPPGLGKTTMAMILASEMGVSCKITSAPALERPRDIVGLLVNLKPGDVLFIDEIHRLSRMTEEILYPAMEDCRLDITIGKGSSARIRSIPLSKFTLVGATTRVGALTSPLRDRFGLIQKLRFYEVDELTQIVTRTAELLQTSVNLDGATEIAKRSRGTPRIANRLLKRVRDYAEVKSFIEISATVASEALQLFQVDPCGLDWTDRKMLSVIIENFNGGPVGLETIAATTGEDTQTIEEVYEPYLMQIGYLSRTPRGRIATKAAYQHMGFKPPNEQLSLL, from the coding sequence ATGGCGATTATCTCCTCCAAAAAACAGCCTCCAGAACCCAACGGAGAACCCAAAAAGCAACGGGAATCAGCCAAAGTACCCCCCGCAGAAAATCTGTTGCAATCAGAAGCTGCCATTAATGAACAAGGGAAACCAGAAGAAAGTATTCGTCCCCAGCGCTTTGCTGATTACATCGGCCAAAAGGATTTAAAGGATGTCTTAGATATAGCCATTAAAGCTGCTAAATCTAGGAATGAAGTCATGGATCATTTGCTGTTGTATGGACCACCAGGTTTAGGTAAAACCACAATGGCGATGATTTTAGCCTCAGAAATGGGGGTAAGTTGCAAAATTACCAGCGCCCCAGCTTTAGAACGACCACGAGATATCGTGGGGTTATTGGTGAACCTGAAACCAGGAGATGTATTATTTATAGATGAAATTCATCGGTTATCACGGATGACAGAGGAAATTCTCTATCCAGCCATGGAAGACTGTCGCTTAGATATCACCATAGGTAAGGGTTCTAGCGCCAGAATCAGAAGTATACCCTTGTCTAAATTTACCCTAGTTGGGGCAACAACCCGCGTCGGAGCTTTAACTTCCCCATTGCGCGATCGCTTTGGCTTAATTCAAAAGTTGCGTTTTTATGAAGTTGATGAACTTACTCAAATTGTGACTCGCACCGCCGAATTATTACAAACTTCAGTTAATTTAGACGGGGCTACAGAAATAGCCAAACGTTCACGAGGGACACCAAGAATAGCTAATAGACTACTAAAAAGAGTCCGTGATTATGCGGAAGTAAAATCCTTTATAGAAATAAGTGCAACTGTAGCATCGGAAGCATTACAACTATTCCAAGTTGATCCTTGCGGTTTAGATTGGACAGATAGAAAAATGCTCAGTGTGATTATTGAAAACTTTAATGGTGGTCCAGTCGGCTTAGAAACCATCGCTGCTACCACTGGGGAAGACACCCAAACCATTGAAGAAGTTTACGAACCATATTTAATGCAAATAGGTTATTTAAGTCGGACACCCAGAGGGAGAATAGCAACTAAAGCCGCCTATCAACACATGGGGTTTAAGCCACCTAATGAGCAGTTATCATTACTGTAG
- a CDS encoding cob(I)yrinic acid a,c-diamide adenosyltransferase produces MTRNGIGIRTAQVRSERLTGQIHVYDGIGKGKSQAALGVVLRSIGLGINTPSDSSRVLLLRFLKGPERDYDEDGAIAALQRGFPHLIDQVRTGRAEFFGHDQITAFDRTEAARGWDVAKGAIASGLYSVVVLDEINPVLDLGLLSVDEVVNTLKSKPQELEIITTGRAAPPQLLDIADLHSEMKPHHHPTAAELFIEGIEIYTGAGKGKSTSALGKALQAIGRGINHPGSTRVLIMQWLKGGSGYTEDAAIAALQQSYPEIVDHQRCGRDAIVWRNSRQDLDYIEAERGWEIAKIAIASGVYKTIILDELNPTVDLELLPVDPIVQALLRKPRDTEVIITGRCQNQPAYFDLASIHSEVYCHKHYANQGVELKRGVDF; encoded by the coding sequence ATGACAAGGAACGGTATCGGTATTCGCACAGCGCAAGTCCGTTCTGAGCGGCTTACGGGTCAAATTCACGTCTATGATGGTATTGGGAAAGGTAAGTCCCAAGCGGCTTTAGGGGTGGTTTTGCGCTCAATTGGGCTGGGAATAAATACACCTAGTGATTCTAGCCGGGTTTTATTGTTGCGGTTTTTGAAAGGGCCAGAACGAGATTATGATGAAGATGGAGCGATCGCTGCATTACAGCGCGGGTTTCCCCATTTAATTGATCAGGTTCGCACCGGGAGAGCGGAATTTTTTGGTCATGATCAAATTACAGCTTTTGATCGAACAGAGGCTGCAAGGGGTTGGGATGTAGCCAAAGGGGCGATCGCTTCGGGATTGTATTCGGTAGTTGTCCTGGATGAAATTAACCCGGTTTTGGATTTGGGTTTGCTGTCAGTGGATGAGGTAGTCAATACTTTAAAATCTAAACCCCAAGAACTGGAAATCATCACCACTGGACGCGCAGCACCGCCACAATTATTGGATATTGCGGATTTGCATTCGGAAATGAAACCCCATCACCACCCCACAGCCGCAGAACTTTTTATTGAAGGCATTGAAATTTATACAGGTGCAGGTAAGGGTAAATCTACCAGCGCTTTGGGTAAAGCTTTGCAAGCAATTGGTAGAGGCATCAATCACCCTGGTTCTACCCGTGTATTAATTATGCAGTGGCTCAAAGGCGGTAGTGGTTATACTGAAGACGCAGCGATCGCCGCCTTACAACAATCCTATCCAGAAATTGTAGATCATCAACGCTGTGGACGGGATGCCATTGTTTGGCGAAATTCTCGTCAAGATTTAGACTATATAGAAGCAGAAAGAGGTTGGGAAATTGCCAAAATTGCGATCGCCTCTGGTGTCTATAAAACAATTATTCTTGATGAACTCAATCCCACTGTTGATTTAGAATTGTTACCCGTTGATCCCATTGTTCAAGCCCTCCTCCGCAAACCTCGTGATACAGAAGTGATCATCACCGGGCGCTGTCAAAACCAACCCGCTTATTTTGATTTAGCTAGTATTCACTCTGAGGTTTACTGTCATAAACACTATGCAAATCAAGGCGTAGAATTAAAGCGTGGAGTTGATTTCTAA
- the fraC gene encoding filament integrity protein FraC has translation MSDELSLPIILPIGAIFFEILFLLTAIPIEAYVLHKWLKFDKKTSIFYAIALNVFSSVIGWIVFFTVEPMLPIPIKAELINYVFFNKIKASSISTMIILLSFTIFMATFLVKFLLMKILIIFMGEGGKNTQPEPISSQQRASYMNIAKLQNTNLITATLIANSLSYSAITFIILIRSR, from the coding sequence ATGTCTGATGAATTATCACTACCCATAATCTTGCCTATTGGGGCGATATTTTTTGAAATATTATTCTTACTAACTGCCATTCCCATAGAAGCCTATGTTCTTCATAAATGGTTAAAGTTTGATAAAAAAACCAGCATTTTTTATGCCATTGCCTTAAATGTTTTTTCGAGTGTCATTGGCTGGATTGTGTTTTTCACAGTCGAACCGATGTTACCTATTCCGATCAAAGCCGAATTGATTAATTATGTATTTTTCAATAAGATTAAAGCTTCTAGCATTAGTACAATGATAATTTTATTATCATTTACTATTTTCATGGCGACTTTCTTAGTTAAATTTTTATTGATGAAGATCCTCATCATTTTTATGGGTGAAGGCGGAAAAAACACCCAGCCAGAACCCATTTCTTCACAACAAAGAGCTAGTTATATGAATATAGCTAAGTTGCAGAATACTAATTTAATCACGGCAACATTAATAGCAAATTCACTCAGTTACAGTGCCATAACCTTCATCATATTAATTCGCTCTCGGTAA
- the fraD gene encoding septal junction protein FraD, giving the protein MNFLLKEIGGIFKYIQDLFAGVQKFLTPTKAYSWQTLIYLSVFSWGISYFAVGYIRDIIAFCGWLFLLAGTTWYTTDDPLRIPGTFMPVGAVITGFLVSVFAFGHKEGVLTSNTIVIWPTIAAIVTAIPNFFEGTGGKLAKAKLPKLQDRQKVVVLLAWCMLISCWLQFYFVIDKWLKEYPSLRADNFQKSAFVIRLEPPARKPKTGDLILNKLQPLINQQLANKPWGEVEKWLLEANQQLGNLGRRTINSNLGKSQEKLLWRVEPRVVGINSGGYRLDILTIWGGPSANAQGYYWKKSCLIQPSNSDKQTDNKNTVARLTCDRTSKFIMGSPPAQQQESNKKLL; this is encoded by the coding sequence ATGAACTTTTTATTGAAGGAAATAGGTGGGATATTTAAATATATTCAGGATTTATTTGCAGGAGTGCAAAAATTTCTGACACCAACTAAAGCATACTCATGGCAAACACTTATCTATTTGAGTGTTTTTTCTTGGGGAATATCATATTTTGCCGTAGGGTATATTAGGGATATTATTGCCTTTTGTGGTTGGTTATTTTTATTAGCAGGAACAACTTGGTATACTACCGACGATCCTTTAAGAATTCCCGGAACTTTTATGCCAGTTGGGGCAGTAATCACGGGCTTTTTAGTGAGCGTCTTTGCCTTTGGACACAAAGAAGGTGTATTAACATCGAATACGATAGTTATTTGGCCAACAATAGCTGCCATAGTTACAGCCATACCTAATTTCTTTGAAGGTACAGGTGGAAAATTAGCAAAAGCCAAACTTCCTAAATTACAAGATCGTCAAAAAGTTGTAGTTTTATTAGCTTGGTGTATGCTAATTAGTTGTTGGCTTCAGTTTTACTTCGTGATAGATAAATGGTTAAAAGAATATCCCAGTTTACGAGCAGATAATTTTCAGAAAAGTGCTTTTGTGATTAGATTAGAACCACCAGCACGAAAGCCAAAAACTGGTGATTTGATCTTAAATAAACTACAACCCTTAATTAATCAACAACTTGCCAATAAACCTTGGGGTGAAGTAGAAAAATGGTTACTAGAAGCTAATCAGCAACTAGGCAACTTGGGAAGAAGAACGATTAATAGTAATTTAGGTAAATCTCAAGAAAAGCTATTGTGGCGAGTTGAACCGCGTGTAGTCGGTATCAACTCTGGTGGATATAGGCTGGATATTTTGACAATTTGGGGGGGTCCCAGCGCCAACGCTCAAGGATATTACTGGAAAAAATCTTGTCTGATTCAACCATCTAACTCTGATAAACAAACAGATAATAAAAATACCGTTGCTCGTCTTACTTGCGATCGCACAAGTAAATTTATCATGGGTTCTCCACCAGCACAACAACAAGAAAGTAACAAGAAATTACTATGA
- a CDS encoding ABC transporter permease produces the protein MNVIRTVVMAKNVFQEVIRDRILYIIGFYAIILAIAFRAIPEFAGTTSNKIFLDFGLATMNVIGLIVAIFIGTGLVNKEIEKRTILVLIAKPISRSEFIASKYLGLSAVIGVLITAMTIIFLGFLQVGQVSYPITSIFLATLFIFLQLCLITAVAITLGVFTSSPIATSLTFAVYLMGNVTQYLVALGKLSQNPGMERITQSLYLILPDLSRLDLKNDAVYGLQALPDPIRLVTNAGYSLLYSFMLLAIAIIIFLRREF, from the coding sequence ATGAATGTAATTAGAACTGTCGTCATGGCTAAGAATGTATTTCAGGAAGTGATCCGCGATCGCATTCTGTACATCATCGGTTTTTATGCTATCATCCTGGCTATTGCCTTCCGTGCCATTCCCGAATTTGCCGGCACCACCAGTAATAAAATATTTTTGGACTTTGGTTTGGCAACAATGAACGTCATTGGTTTAATTGTCGCTATATTTATCGGCACAGGATTAGTTAACAAAGAAATTGAAAAACGCACTATTTTAGTATTAATTGCCAAACCCATCAGCCGCAGTGAATTTATTGCTAGTAAATATTTAGGGTTATCAGCAGTTATCGGTGTCCTCATTACTGCAATGACAATAATTTTTTTAGGATTCTTACAAGTTGGTCAAGTATCCTATCCAATTACTAGCATTTTTCTGGCTACGCTATTCATATTTTTGCAATTATGTTTAATTACTGCCGTAGCCATTACTTTGGGCGTTTTTACTAGTTCACCAATAGCTACATCCCTAACATTTGCAGTGTATTTAATGGGGAATGTTACTCAATATCTAGTGGCATTAGGTAAATTAAGTCAGAATCCTGGGATGGAACGCATTACCCAAAGTTTATATCTAATTTTGCCAGATTTATCTAGATTAGATTTAAAAAATGATGCTGTTTACGGTTTGCAAGCACTACCTGATCCAATCAGATTAGTTACCAATGCAGGTTATAGTTTACTGTACAGTTTTATGTTGTTAGCGATCGCCATTATTATTTTCTTAAGACGAGAATTTTAA
- the purN gene encoding phosphoribosylglycinamide formyltransferase: MIHDSPINTTDSLIYPDLYNHQVSSNQPLKLGIMASGNGSNFEVIAQAIADGKINAQIQVLIYNNPDAKAAVRAKNWCVESVLLNHRDYKNRQKFDHKVVQTLQQYNVEFVIMAGWMRLVTQVLIDAFPNRMINIHPSLLPSFKGVQAVEQALVAKVKITGCTVHLVSLEVDSGEILIQAAVPVLPDDTSETLHARIQIQEHRILPIAISLLKRE, translated from the coding sequence ATGATTCACGATTCTCCCATAAATACTACTGATAGTCTCATTTATCCTGATCTTTATAATCACCAAGTTTCATCTAATCAGCCTTTGAAACTAGGAATTATGGCTTCTGGCAATGGTAGTAATTTTGAAGTAATTGCCCAAGCCATTGCCGACGGTAAAATTAACGCGCAAATTCAAGTTCTAATTTACAACAATCCTGATGCGAAAGCAGCAGTTAGGGCTAAAAATTGGTGTGTAGAATCTGTATTGTTAAATCATCGAGACTACAAAAATCGTCAAAAATTTGATCATAAAGTTGTCCAAACACTACAGCAGTATAATGTAGAATTCGTGATTATGGCGGGATGGATGCGATTAGTAACACAAGTTTTAATTGACGCTTTTCCTAATCGCATGATTAATATTCATCCCAGTTTATTACCAAGTTTTAAAGGCGTGCAAGCTGTAGAACAGGCTTTAGTTGCGAAAGTCAAAATTACTGGCTGTACTGTACATCTTGTTTCTTTAGAAGTTGACAGTGGCGAAATTTTAATTCAAGCGGCTGTTCCCGTTTTACCAGATGATACATCAGAAACACTACACGCGAGAATTCAAATCCAAGAGCATCGGATTTTACCAATAGCAATTTCTTTGTTAAAAAGGGAATAG
- a CDS encoding phosphoglucomutase/phosphomannomutase family protein, which translates to MSVVTNPIKFGTDGWRGVIGEEFTFERLALVATVAAKVLHNTYFSQVGSRTIIIGYDRRFMAEEFARVVANAVTAVGFDVLFSETFAPTPAYSWAAKELKALGALVVTASHNPGAYLGLKVKSAFGGSVPPEVTQEIEALLSEKVAPAAIPGKEETFDPWPSYCQALAAKVDIDKIKEFIATGKLTIFVDVMHGAAAGGLARLLGEEVKEINSDRDPLFEGGAPEPLPKYLSRLFTVMKTHRKTHKTGLTVGLVFDGDCDRIAAVDQDANFLSSQILIPILIDHLTLRRNFQGEIVKTVSGSDLMPRVAALHNLSIHETAVGYKYIADRMLATQVLLGGEESGGIGYGSHIPERDALLSALYVLEAVVESGLDLGEYYRYLQQQTGFSSSYDRIDLPLANMEVRGRLLKQLQSQPLTEIAGKGVISCQTIDGYKFRLVDQSWLMIRFSGTEPVLRLYCEASTPEEVHKTLAWAENWAESN; encoded by the coding sequence ATGTCAGTTGTAACTAACCCAATCAAATTCGGTACAGATGGTTGGAGGGGTGTGATAGGTGAGGAGTTTACCTTTGAACGTCTGGCATTAGTCGCAACCGTAGCAGCCAAAGTTTTACATAATACTTACTTTTCCCAAGTGGGTAGCCGAACGATTATTATCGGTTATGACCGCCGATTTATGGCGGAAGAGTTTGCCCGTGTGGTTGCCAATGCTGTCACCGCAGTTGGTTTTGATGTCCTGTTTAGCGAAACTTTTGCCCCAACTCCAGCTTACAGTTGGGCGGCTAAAGAACTCAAGGCTTTAGGGGCATTAGTTGTAACAGCTAGTCATAATCCTGGTGCATATTTAGGATTAAAAGTTAAAAGTGCTTTTGGTGGTTCAGTACCACCGGAAGTTACTCAAGAGATAGAGGCTTTATTATCAGAAAAAGTTGCCCCGGCGGCGATTCCAGGTAAGGAAGAAACCTTTGATCCTTGGCCGAGTTATTGTCAAGCATTAGCGGCTAAAGTTGATATTGACAAAATTAAGGAATTTATCGCAACTGGCAAGTTAACAATATTTGTGGATGTCATGCACGGGGCAGCTGCCGGGGGATTAGCCCGATTATTAGGGGAAGAAGTTAAGGAAATTAATAGCGACCGTGATCCTCTGTTTGAAGGTGGTGCGCCTGAACCTTTACCAAAGTATCTTTCCCGACTATTTACAGTTATGAAAACCCATCGGAAAACCCATAAAACCGGTTTAACTGTGGGTTTGGTATTTGATGGAGATTGCGATCGCATTGCCGCCGTAGATCAAGATGCTAATTTCCTCAGTTCCCAAATCCTAATTCCCATCTTAATTGACCATTTAACCCTGCGCCGCAACTTTCAGGGCGAAATCGTCAAAACTGTCAGCGGTTCGGACTTAATGCCCCGTGTAGCCGCATTACATAACCTTTCTATCCATGAAACAGCAGTAGGTTATAAATACATTGCTGACCGAATGTTAGCCACCCAGGTATTGCTAGGTGGTGAGGAATCCGGTGGGATTGGTTATGGTAGCCATATTCCCGAACGCGATGCTTTATTATCGGCACTTTATGTATTAGAAGCAGTGGTAGAATCAGGGTTGGATTTAGGTGAATATTATCGCTATTTACAACAACAAACTGGTTTTTCATCCAGCTATGATCGGATTGATTTACCTTTAGCAAATATGGAAGTCAGAGGGCGACTATTAAAACAGTTGCAATCTCAACCTTTAACAGAAATTGCGGGTAAAGGTGTAATTAGTTGTCAAACAATTGATGGTTATAAATTTCGTCTGGTTGATCAAAGTTGGTTAATGATTAGATTCAGCGGTACTGAACCGGTTTTACGTCTTTATTGTGAAGCGTCCACACCAGAGGAAGTTCATAAAACTCTAGCTTGGGCGGAAAATTGGGCAGAATCAAATTAA